Proteins found in one Rhodobacter capsulatus SB 1003 genomic segment:
- a CDS encoding 8-oxoguanine deaminase has translation MREILIRGAEVVVTMDAARRELRGADLLLRGGEIVALGQGLVSTGEVVSARGCVVTPGLINTHHHLYQTLTRAVPGGQDALLFGWLKTLYPIWARMGPEEIFTSAQIGLAELALSGCTLSSDHLYLFPNGARLDDTIAAAAELGLRFHPTRGAMSIGESAGGLPPDALVEREEAILADCIRVIDTHHDPRPGAMLRVGVAPCSPFSVSRELMRDAALLARDKGVMLHTHLAENDEDIAYSLHKFGCRPGQYAEDLGWTGADVWHAHCVKLSGSEIDLFARSSTGVAHCPCSNCRLGSGIAPVRAMRDAGVKLALGVDGSASNDAGNLIAEARQALLLQRVQNGADAMSVREALEIATLGGAQVLGRPELGSLEPGKRADLAIWDVSGLEAAGAWDPVAALLLSGPTRVKHLFVEGRPVVQDGQITTLDLPRVIERANALARALAR, from the coding sequence ATGCGGGAAATTCTGATCCGGGGGGCCGAGGTCGTCGTCACCATGGATGCGGCGCGGCGGGAATTGCGTGGCGCCGATCTGCTGCTGCGGGGCGGCGAGATTGTCGCCCTGGGGCAGGGGCTTGTCAGCACGGGCGAGGTCGTCTCGGCCCGGGGCTGCGTGGTCACGCCGGGGCTGATCAACACGCATCATCACCTTTATCAGACGCTGACGCGGGCGGTGCCGGGCGGGCAGGATGCGCTGCTGTTTGGCTGGCTGAAGACGCTTTACCCGATCTGGGCGCGGATGGGGCCCGAGGAGATCTTCACCTCGGCGCAGATCGGGTTGGCGGAACTGGCGCTCTCGGGCTGCACGCTCTCTTCGGATCACCTTTATCTGTTTCCGAACGGGGCGCGGCTGGATGACACGATCGCCGCCGCCGCGGAACTGGGGCTGCGCTTTCACCCCACCCGCGGCGCGATGTCGATTGGCGAAAGCGCGGGCGGGCTGCCGCCTGACGCCCTGGTCGAGCGCGAAGAGGCGATCCTGGCCGATTGCATCCGCGTCATCGACACCCATCACGATCCCCGCCCGGGCGCGATGTTGCGGGTGGGCGTGGCCCCCTGTTCGCCGTTTTCGGTCTCGCGCGAGCTGATGCGTGACGCCGCGCTGCTGGCGCGCGACAAGGGGGTGATGCTGCACACCCATCTGGCCGAGAATGACGAGGATATCGCCTATTCCCTGCACAAGTTCGGTTGCCGTCCGGGCCAATATGCCGAGGATCTGGGCTGGACCGGCGCCGATGTCTGGCATGCCCATTGCGTCAAGCTTTCAGGTTCGGAAATTGATCTTTTTGCCCGGTCCAGCACCGGGGTTGCCCATTGTCCATGTTCGAATTGTCGCCTTGGCTCGGGCATCGCGCCGGTGCGGGCGATGCGCGATGCGGGGGTGAAACTGGCTTTGGGCGTCGATGGATCGGCATCGAATGACGCGGGCAATCTGATCGCCGAGGCGCGACAGGCGCTGCTGTTGCAACGGGTGCAAAACGGCGCCGATGCGATGTCGGTGCGCGAGGCGCTGGAGATCGCGACGCTGGGCGGCGCGCAGGTTCTGGGCCGCCCGGAGTTGGGCAGCCTTGAGCCCGGCAAGCGTGCCGATCTGGCGATCTGGGACGTCTCGGGGCTGGAGGCCGCGGGTGCCTGGGACCCGGTGGCGGCGCTGCTTCTGTCCGGTCCGACGCGGGTGAAGCATCTTTTCGTCGAGGGCCGCCCGGTCGTGCAGGATGGCCAGATCACCACGCTCGACCTGCCGCGCGTCATCGAACGCGCGAACGCCCTTGCCCGCGCCCTTGCGCGCTGA
- the guaD gene encoding guanine deaminase: MEILLGQVLRYAGDPMVEGPGAARHDRHGAVAIEAGRIVDLGPAEAVLARFPQARRTDLGARLISAGFVDAHVHYPQTAIIASWGKRLIDWLNTYTFPEEMRFADPAYAAEIASRYLDLALAHGTTSMCSYATIHSSSVDAFMGEAARRGMRALAGRTCMDRDTAPAGLRDSAQAAYDESKSLLTRWHGRDRLGYVITPRFSPTSTPDQLLALGSLWAEHPECLMQTHLSEQVDEIAWVKSLYPAARDYLDTYETFGLLGENGVYGHAIHLEPREIARLREVGAGLAHCPTSNSFIGSGLFDTAGLSAAGLRIGLATDTGGGSSFSMLRTMAAAYEIGQLRRGALHPAALWYLATLGAAQVLRIDHAVGNIAVGMEADLIAVDLASTPAIAQRAERAGDVWEALFPTIMMGDDRAIAGVWVAGRRMK; this comes from the coding sequence GTGGAGATTTTGCTGGGGCAGGTGCTGCGATATGCGGGCGATCCGATGGTCGAGGGGCCCGGGGCCGCCCGGCACGACCGTCACGGCGCGGTGGCGATCGAGGCGGGGCGGATCGTCGATCTGGGCCCGGCCGAGGCGGTTCTGGCGCGCTTCCCGCAGGCGCGGCGCACCGATCTGGGCGCGCGGCTGATTTCTGCGGGCTTTGTCGATGCGCATGTGCATTACCCGCAGACCGCGATCATCGCGAGCTGGGGCAAGCGGCTGATCGACTGGCTCAATACCTACACCTTCCCCGAGGAGATGCGCTTTGCCGATCCCGCCTATGCGGCCGAGATCGCCTCGCGCTATCTCGACCTTGCGCTGGCGCATGGCACGACCTCGATGTGTTCCTATGCGACGATCCATTCCTCCTCGGTCGATGCCTTCATGGGCGAGGCGGCGCGGCGGGGGATGCGGGCGCTCGCCGGGCGGACCTGCATGGACCGCGACACCGCGCCCGCGGGGCTGCGCGACAGCGCGCAGGCGGCTTACGACGAAAGCAAGTCGCTGCTGACGCGCTGGCACGGGCGGGACCGGCTGGGTTATGTGATCACGCCGCGGTTCTCGCCCACCTCGACGCCCGATCAGCTGCTGGCCTTGGGAAGTCTTTGGGCGGAACATCCCGAGTGCCTGATGCAGACGCATCTGAGCGAGCAGGTCGATGAAATCGCCTGGGTGAAAAGCCTGTATCCGGCGGCGCGGGATTATCTGGACACTTACGAAACCTTTGGCCTGCTTGGGGAAAACGGCGTTTACGGCCATGCGATCCATCTCGAGCCGCGCGAGATCGCCCGGCTGCGCGAGGTCGGCGCGGGGCTGGCGCATTGCCCGACCTCGAACAGCTTCATCGGCTCGGGGCTCTTTGATACGGCGGGGCTTTCGGCGGCCGGGCTGCGGATCGGGCTCGCCACCGACACCGGCGGCGGATCAAGCTTCTCGATGCTGCGCACGATGGCGGCGGCCTATGAGATCGGGCAGCTGCGGCGCGGGGCGCTGCATCCGGCGGCGCTCTGGTATCTGGCGACCCTTGGCGCGGCGCAGGTTCTGCGCATCGATCACGCGGTGGGCAATATCGCCGTGGGGATGGAGGCGGATCTGATCGCGGTCGATCTGGCCTCGACCCCCGCGATCGCCCAGCGCGCCGAACGGGCGGGCGATGTCTGGGAGGCGCTGTTTCCGACAATCATGATGGGCGATGACCGCGCCATTGCCGGGGTCTGGGTGGCCGGGCGGCGGATGAAGTAG
- the mgtE gene encoding magnesium transporter, whose protein sequence is MAQERAEEHEAEDLPALTEDLVESVLTATEAGDAALLAELLEPLHGADIADLLEQVTTAERREILRLYGREMDGEILTEIDESIREEVIEQIPADVLAEAVRELDSDDVVDLIEDLEEVQQEAILEALDETDRAAVEQSLTWPENSAGRLMQREVVVAPLHWTVAEAIGFLQREDWLPDQFYHVILVDPAHHPVGYVTLGKILSSKPETALTAITEDSFRTISARQEEGDVAYAFNQYHLISAPVVDDDGRLVGVITIDDAMNVLDEEHEEDILRLAGVGEESSISDSVLETVRQRLPWLVANLFTASLSAIVISQFQATISALVALAALMPIVASTGGIAGTQSLAVAVRALATRDLTASNARRVVLREIGAGLVNGLSLALLLGVAGGLIFGHVELGVVLGLAMIVNQLVAALGGVMVPLTLERLGLDPALASGTFVTTLTDVMGFFAFLGLASWVLI, encoded by the coding sequence ATGGCACAAGAGCGGGCAGAAGAGCACGAAGCCGAAGACCTGCCCGCGCTGACCGAGGATCTGGTCGAAAGCGTTCTGACCGCGACCGAGGCGGGCGATGCCGCGCTGCTGGCCGAGCTGCTCGAACCGCTGCATGGCGCCGATATCGCCGACCTTCTGGAACAGGTCACCACCGCCGAACGGCGCGAGATCCTGCGGCTTTACGGCCGCGAGATGGACGGCGAGATCCTGACCGAGATCGACGAATCCATCCGCGAGGAGGTGATCGAGCAGATCCCGGCCGATGTTCTGGCCGAGGCGGTCCGCGAGCTTGATTCCGATGACGTCGTCGACCTGATCGAGGATCTGGAAGAGGTCCAGCAGGAAGCCATCCTTGAGGCGCTGGATGAAACCGACCGCGCCGCGGTCGAGCAATCGCTGACCTGGCCCGAAAATTCCGCCGGCCGTCTGATGCAGCGCGAGGTCGTCGTGGCCCCCCTGCATTGGACCGTGGCCGAGGCGATCGGCTTTCTGCAACGCGAGGACTGGCTGCCCGACCAGTTCTATCACGTGATTCTGGTCGATCCGGCGCATCATCCGGTGGGCTATGTGACCTTGGGCAAGATCCTGTCCTCAAAGCCCGAGACCGCGCTGACGGCGATCACCGAGGACAGTTTCCGCACCATTTCCGCCCGTCAGGAAGAGGGCGACGTCGCCTATGCCTTCAACCAGTATCACCTGATTTCGGCGCCTGTCGTGGATGACGACGGCCGTCTGGTCGGCGTGATCACCATCGATGACGCGATGAACGTGCTCGATGAGGAACACGAAGAAGACATCCTGCGGCTGGCGGGGGTGGGCGAGGAAAGCTCGATCTCCGATTCGGTGCTGGAAACGGTGCGGCAGCGGCTGCCCTGGCTGGTCGCCAATCTGTTCACCGCCTCGCTCTCGGCCATCGTGATTTCGCAGTTCCAGGCGACGATTTCCGCGCTGGTGGCGCTGGCGGCGCTGATGCCGATCGTCGCCTCGACCGGGGGGATCGCGGGGACGCAATCGCTGGCCGTGGCGGTGCGGGCCTTGGCGACGCGCGATCTGACCGCCTCGAACGCGCGCCGGGTGGTGTTGCGGGAAATCGGCGCCGGGCTGGTGAACGGGCTGAGCCTGGCGCTGCTTCTGGGCGTCGCGGGCGGGCTGATCTTTGGCCATGTCGAGCTGGGCGTGGTTCTGGGGCTGGCGATGATCGTCAATCAGCTGGTCGCGGCGCTCGGCGGCGTGATGGTGCCCCTGACGCTGGAACGGCTGGGGCTGGATCCGGCGCTGGCCTCGGGCACCTTTGTCACCACGCTGACCGATGTTATGGGCTTTTTCGCCTTTCTGGGTCTGGCGAGCTGGGTGCTGATATGA
- a CDS encoding 5-formyltetrahydrofolate cyclo-ligase — MTDLTARKAAARKTAFGARKSAFAAGQGAACAHLLAALMRFEGAPMAGYLPIRTEIDPRPAMAAHRGAVGVPVIAGEGLPLTFRAWTPEAPLIPGPFGALVPETGAEITPRVLIVPLVAFDRRGFRLGYGGGFYDRTLERLRAAGPVTAIGFAFAAQELDTVPTEPTDQPLDLIVTEAGPILPLPPDPGRG; from the coding sequence ATGACCGATCTGACGGCGCGGAAGGCTGCGGCGCGCAAGACCGCCTTCGGGGCGCGCAAATCCGCCTTTGCGGCGGGGCAGGGCGCGGCCTGCGCGCATCTGCTGGCGGCGCTGATGCGGTTTGAGGGGGCGCCGATGGCGGGTTACCTGCCGATCCGCACCGAGATCGACCCGCGCCCGGCGATGGCGGCGCACAGGGGCGCGGTCGGCGTGCCGGTGATTGCGGGCGAGGGCCTGCCGCTGACATTCCGCGCCTGGACGCCCGAGGCACCCCTGATCCCCGGTCCGTTCGGCGCCCTTGTCCCCGAAACCGGCGCCGAGATCACGCCGCGGGTGCTGATCGTGCCGCTGGTCGCCTTTGACCGGCGCGGGTTCCGGCTGGGCTATGGCGGCGGTTTTTACGACCGCACGCTGGAACGGCTGCGCGCGGCCGGGCCGGTGACGGCGATCGGCTTCGCCTTTGCGGCGCAGGAGCTTGACACCGTGCCGACCGAGCCCACCGATCAGCCGCTTGATCTGATCGTGACCGAGGCCGGGCCGATCCTGCCGCTGCCCCCCGATCCCGGCCGGGGCTGA
- a CDS encoding zinc ribbon domain-containing protein YjdM, giving the protein MTDDTLPPCPECASTFTYQVDALFTCPECGHEWAPGGDAAESGVIRDAVGNVLSDGDTVTVIKDLKLKGSSQVVKVGTKVRGIRLVPGDHDIDCKLPGIGQIGLKSQFVKKVQD; this is encoded by the coding sequence ATGACCGATGACACCCTGCCGCCGTGCCCCGAATGTGCCAGCACCTTCACCTATCAGGTGGATGCGCTTTTCACCTGTCCCGAATGTGGCCATGAATGGGCCCCCGGCGGCGATGCCGCCGAAAGCGGCGTGATCCGCGATGCCGTCGGCAATGTGCTCTCCGATGGCGACACGGTGACGGTGATCAAGGATCTCAAGCTCAAGGGCAGCTCGCAGGTGGTCAAGGTCGGCACCAAGGTCCGCGGCATAAGGCTGGTGCCGGGCGATCACGACATCGATTGCAAGCTGCCCGGCATCGGCCAGATCGGGCTGAAGTCGCAATTCGTGAAAAAGGTTCAGGACTGA
- a CDS encoding CHAP domain-containing protein, producing MNITLTSSGRLARLPLALAVLAALSACGGGGGGTDQATRMSFASAQERPEGVDPARRDSAVSLARELRARGGRVWCVPFARTVSGIDLQGNAGTWWSKASGRYARSHRPEPGAVMAFSPTRKMPMGHVAVVSEVVSPREIKIDHANWQRNRVSLGMTVHDVSKNNDWSQVRVMSQESVAGRVYPVSGFILKDRG from the coding sequence ATGAACATCACGCTGACATCCTCCGGGCGCCTTGCCCGGCTTCCCCTCGCTCTTGCCGTTCTGGCCGCGCTTTCGGCTTGCGGCGGCGGCGGCGGCGGAACCGACCAGGCCACGCGGATGAGCTTCGCCTCGGCGCAGGAACGCCCCGAGGGCGTCGATCCGGCCCGGCGCGACAGCGCGGTGTCGCTGGCGCGGGAACTGCGGGCGCGCGGCGGCCGGGTCTGGTGCGTGCCCTTCGCGCGCACTGTCTCGGGGATCGATCTGCAGGGCAATGCGGGCACCTGGTGGTCGAAGGCCTCGGGCCGCTATGCGCGCAGCCACCGTCCCGAACCGGGCGCGGTCATGGCCTTTTCGCCCACCCGCAAGATGCCGATGGGCCATGTCGCGGTGGTCTCCGAAGTCGTCTCGCCGCGCGAGATCAAGATCGATCATGCGAACTGGCAGCGCAACCGGGTGTCGCTGGGCATGACCGTGCATGACGTGTCGAAGAACAACGACTGGAGCCAGGTCCGGGTGATGAGCCAGGAAAGCGTCGCGGGCCGGGTCTATCCGGTCTCGGGCTTCATCCTCAAGGACCGGGGCTGA
- a CDS encoding TIGR00282 family metallophosphoesterase codes for MKILFLGDVMGRAGRAGVAERLPKLRADWGLDFVVVNGENASGGMGLTGEHAKLLLAAGADVVTLGDHAFDQKDMLRFIETEPRVIRPLNYAKEAPGKGARLFEDRRGRKVLVAQVLGQVFMKRPFDDPFSAIDTALRTHPLGGLAQAILVDVHCEATSEKMAMGQYCDGRASLVVGTHTHVPTADAVILKGGTAYLSDAGMCGDYDSIIGMEKAEPMRRFLTGMTRDRFTPAEGPVTLSGVYVETDDRTGKATRIAPVRLGGRLPEALPV; via the coding sequence ATGAAGATCTTGTTTCTTGGCGATGTGATGGGGCGCGCGGGACGTGCGGGGGTGGCGGAACGGCTGCCGAAGCTGCGCGCGGACTGGGGGCTCGATTTCGTCGTGGTGAACGGCGAAAACGCCTCGGGGGGCATGGGGCTGACCGGCGAGCATGCGAAACTGCTGCTTGCCGCGGGGGCCGATGTGGTGACGCTGGGCGATCATGCCTTCGACCAGAAGGACATGCTGCGCTTCATCGAAACCGAGCCGCGGGTGATCCGGCCGCTGAATTACGCGAAAGAGGCGCCCGGCAAGGGCGCGCGGCTGTTCGAGGACCGCCGCGGCCGCAAGGTTCTGGTCGCGCAGGTGCTGGGCCAGGTCTTCATGAAGCGCCCCTTCGACGATCCGTTCTCGGCGATCGACACCGCCTTGCGCACGCATCCGCTGGGCGGGCTGGCGCAGGCGATTCTGGTCGACGTGCATTGCGAGGCGACCTCGGAAAAGATGGCGATGGGGCAGTATTGCGACGGCCGCGCCAGCCTTGTCGTCGGCACGCATACCCATGTGCCCACCGCCGATGCGGTGATCCTCAAGGGCGGCACCGCCTATCTGTCCGACGCGGGGATGTGCGGCGATTACGACAGCATCATCGGCATGGAAAAGGCCGAGCCGATGCGCCGGTTCCTGACCGGGATGACGCGCGACCGTTTCACCCCGGCCGAGGGGCCGGTGACGCTTTCGGGCGTCTATGTCGAGACCGACGACCGCACGGGCAAGGCCACGCGCATTGCCCCGGTGCGGCTGGGCGGGCGGTTGCCCGAGGCGCTGCCGGTCTGA
- a CDS encoding SLC13 family permease, giving the protein MIDLGLGAAAQAWLSIAIVLGMFVLFVREKDPPEVIAIGGAALMLVLGLVPYKEAVGALSNSAPWTIAFMFLIMGALVRTGALDRATRAVESQIDERPATTTALLFAIVMGASAFMNNTPVVAVMIPIFMQAARKLNVPPSRLLMPLSYFTIMGGMITLIGTSTNILVDGVVRKDGMAPFSIFEIAPVGLAICLAGSLFMALFSRRLVPDRVSMAATLGGGRPKMKYFTEVAIPEESNLIGKGVLEIDIFKRTGVRVIDVLRGDASLRRDLTAAVLEAGDRVVLRTEVSELLGMQANKDVRVVDKLSSVATETVEVLISPGCRMIGRSLGDLRLRRRYGVYVLAAHRRNQNIGRKLDDLVVVVGDTLLLEGAPEDIARLAQDMDLVDVSRPTARAFRRGKMPIAVLALLAVVGLSALDVAPIMELAMVAVAVILLTRCIDADEAFSYVDGRLLAMIFAMLVVGEGLDASGAVALIVDAVAPLMQDLPPIAALAAVYFLGLAMTELLSNNAVAVIFTPIAIQLAHTLGLDPRPFAVAVMFSASVAFATPIGYQTHMMVYGPGGYKFSDFLRLGIPLDILTGIVAVLVIPLVWPLVP; this is encoded by the coding sequence ATGATCGACCTTGGACTGGGCGCCGCGGCGCAGGCATGGCTGTCCATCGCCATCGTGCTGGGCATGTTCGTTCTGTTCGTGCGCGAAAAGGATCCGCCCGAAGTCATCGCCATCGGCGGCGCCGCCCTGATGCTGGTGCTGGGCCTTGTGCCCTACAAGGAGGCGGTGGGGGCGCTCTCGAATTCGGCGCCCTGGACGATCGCCTTCATGTTCCTGATCATGGGGGCGCTGGTGCGCACCGGCGCGCTGGACCGCGCCACCCGTGCCGTCGAAAGCCAGATCGACGAACGCCCGGCCACCACCACGGCGCTGCTCTTCGCCATCGTCATGGGCGCCTCGGCCTTCATGAACAACACCCCCGTCGTGGCGGTGATGATCCCGATCTTCATGCAGGCGGCGCGCAAGCTGAACGTGCCGCCCTCGCGGCTTTTGATGCCGCTGTCGTATTTCACCATCATGGGGGGGATGATCACGCTGATCGGCACCTCGACCAACATCCTGGTTGACGGGGTGGTGCGCAAGGACGGGATGGCGCCGTTCTCGATCTTCGAGATCGCGCCCGTCGGGCTGGCGATCTGTCTGGCGGGCTCGCTCTTCATGGCGCTGTTTTCGCGCCGTCTGGTGCCCGACCGGGTCTCGATGGCGGCGACGCTGGGGGGCGGGCGGCCGAAGATGAAATATTTCACCGAGGTGGCGATCCCCGAGGAATCGAACCTGATCGGCAAGGGCGTGCTGGAGATCGACATCTTCAAGCGCACCGGGGTCCGGGTGATCGACGTTCTGCGCGGCGATGCCAGCTTGCGGCGTGATCTGACGGCGGCGGTGCTGGAGGCGGGCGACCGGGTGGTGCTGCGCACCGAGGTCTCGGAGCTTCTGGGCATGCAGGCCAACAAGGATGTGCGGGTGGTGGACAAGCTGTCCTCGGTCGCCACCGAGACGGTCGAGGTGCTGATCTCGCCCGGCTGCCGGATGATCGGGCGGTCTTTGGGCGATTTGCGGCTGCGGCGGCGCTATGGCGTCTATGTGCTGGCGGCGCATCGGCGCAACCAGAACATCGGCCGCAAGCTTGACGATCTGGTGGTGGTCGTGGGTGATACGCTGCTGCTCGAGGGCGCGCCCGAGGATATCGCCCGGCTGGCGCAGGACATGGATCTGGTCGATGTCTCCCGCCCCACCGCGCGGGCGTTCCGGCGCGGCAAGATGCCGATCGCGGTTCTGGCCCTGCTTGCCGTGGTCGGGCTTTCGGCGCTGGATGTGGCGCCGATCATGGAACTGGCGATGGTGGCGGTGGCGGTGATCCTGCTGACCCGCTGCATCGATGCCGACGAGGCCTTTTCCTATGTCGATGGCCGGCTTCTGGCGATGATCTTCGCCATGCTGGTGGTGGGCGAGGGGCTGGACGCCTCGGGGGCGGTTGCGCTCATCGTCGATGCGGTGGCGCCGCTGATGCAGGATCTGCCGCCGATCGCGGCGCTGGCGGCGGTCTATTTCCTTGGCCTTGCGATGACGGAACTGCTGTCGAACAATGCGGTGGCGGTGATCTTCACGCCGATCGCGATCCAGCTGGCGCATACGCTGGGTCTGGACCCGCGCCCCTTTGCCGTGGCGGTGATGTTCTCGGCCTCGGTCGCCTTTGCCACGCCGATCGGCTATCAGACCCACATGATGGTCTATGGGCCGGGCGGCTACAAATTCTCGGATTTCCTGCGGCTTGGCATTCCGCTCGATATCCTGACCGGCATCGTCGCGGTGCTGGTGATCCCGCTTGTCTGGCCGCTTGTCCCCTGA
- a CDS encoding YebC/PmpR family DNA-binding transcriptional regulator, whose translation MAGHSKWANIQHRKGKQDAIRSKMFSKLAKEITVAAKMGDPDPDKNPRLRLAVKAAKAQSMPKDVIDRAIKKSQMGDAADYTEIRYEGYGPNGIAIIVEAMTDNLNRTASNVRSYFTKSGGNMGQTGSVSHGFDRVGEISYPAAVGDADAVMMAALEAGADDVESDEEGHWIYCSVEALSEVSEALEKALGESTESKLIWKPQTTTEVDLETAQKLMKLIDALEEDDDVQTVTHNFDVPEDVAAQL comes from the coding sequence ATGGCAGGCCATTCCAAATGGGCGAACATCCAGCACCGCAAGGGCAAGCAGGATGCGATCCGCTCGAAGATGTTCTCGAAGCTGGCGAAGGAAATCACCGTCGCCGCCAAGATGGGCGACCCCGATCCCGACAAGAACCCGCGTCTGCGGCTGGCGGTCAAGGCCGCCAAGGCGCAATCGATGCCCAAGGACGTGATCGACCGCGCGATCAAGAAATCGCAGATGGGCGATGCGGCGGATTACACGGAAATCCGCTACGAGGGCTATGGCCCGAACGGGATCGCGATCATCGTCGAGGCGATGACCGACAACCTGAACCGCACCGCGTCGAACGTGCGCAGCTATTTCACCAAATCGGGCGGCAACATGGGGCAGACCGGCTCGGTCAGCCACGGCTTTGACCGGGTGGGCGAGATTTCCTATCCGGCTGCGGTGGGCGATGCCGATGCGGTGATGATGGCGGCGCTGGAAGCGGGCGCCGATGACGTCGAGAGCGACGAAGAGGGCCACTGGATCTATTGCTCGGTCGAGGCGCTGTCGGAAGTCTCCGAGGCGCTGGAAAAGGCCCTGGGCGAATCGACCGAATCGAAGCTGATCTGGAAGCCGCAGACGACGACCGAAGTCGATCTGGAAACCGCGCAGAAGCTGATGAAGCTGATCGACGCGCTGGAAGAAGACGACGACGTGCAGACGGTGACGCATAATTTCGACGTGCCCGAGGATGTTGCCGCGCAACTCTGA
- a CDS encoding ABC transporter ATP-binding protein, whose translation MITLHGVSKTYNEGRPNEVTALRDIDLAIAPGVTVVMGPSGSGKTTLLSLVGCMARPTTGRITLAGEVISSLPERFLTDLRRRRFGFVFQRFNLIRGLSVLENVMLPAAPLGEDRAVVEARALARLAALGLAGKARMPVEVLSGGETQRAAIARALVNDAPVLIADEPTANLDTALALRFLDIVAGLRAEGKTVILTSHDPRIISAAPVTAVVEMRDGAVLQVRS comes from the coding sequence ATGATCACCTTGCACGGCGTTTCAAAGACCTACAACGAAGGCCGCCCGAACGAAGTCACCGCGCTGCGCGACATCGATCTGGCGATCGCGCCGGGGGTGACGGTGGTGATGGGGCCTTCAGGCTCGGGCAAGACGACGCTTCTCAGCCTGGTGGGCTGCATGGCGCGGCCGACGACGGGGCGGATCACGCTGGCGGGCGAGGTGATTTCCTCCCTGCCCGAGCGCTTCCTGACCGATCTGCGGCGGCGCCGGTTCGGCTTTGTCTTTCAGCGCTTCAACCTGATCCGGGGCCTGTCGGTGCTGGAAAACGTGATGCTGCCCGCGGCGCCGCTGGGCGAGGATCGCGCGGTGGTTGAAGCGCGGGCGCTGGCGCGGCTCGCGGCGCTTGGCCTGGCGGGGAAGGCGCGGATGCCGGTCGAGGTGCTGTCGGGCGGCGAGACGCAGCGCGCGGCGATTGCCCGGGCGCTGGTGAATGACGCGCCGGTGCTGATCGCCGACGAGCCGACGGCCAATCTCGATACCGCGCTGGCGCTGCGCTTTCTTGACATCGTCGCCGGGCTGCGGGCCGAGGGGAAAACGGTGATCCTGACCAGCCATGATCCGCGCATCATTTCGGCCGCGCCGGTGACGGCGGTGGTCGAGATGCGGGACGGCGCGGTCCTGCAGGTGCGGTCATGA
- a CDS encoding ABC transporter permease, whose product MSALNRHRALLDFTVAALARRRVKTLALVAVFAAVVFLLASAMFLAASLRREAEATLASAPDLIVQSLSLGRQTMIGAEAVPQLAAIRGVAGVEGRLWGYFYDRINGANYTVMVPGTAALIPPPGQVILGEAVPRLRDFKWQGTPLFLSRHEGDLVRFDVARTLDTELALVSADLILMNEADFRSFFNVPAGQFTDLAVTVRNPRELSTVVEKATARLPEARFVTRGDIARTYQKLFDWREGVMVALAFVAMLAFAIFAADKASGLSAEEAREIGILKAIGWDTRDVIAMKLWEGGLISGGAFVLGTVLAYAHVFWAGAALFAPLLQGWAVIYPEFRLSPAIDTAQLLTLFLLTTLPYAAATVVPVWRSAAADPDAVMR is encoded by the coding sequence ATGAGCGCGCTGAACCGGCATCGCGCGCTTCTGGATTTCACCGTCGCGGCGCTGGCGCGGCGGCGGGTCAAGACGCTCGCCCTCGTCGCGGTCTTTGCCGCGGTCGTGTTCCTGCTGGCCTCGGCGATGTTCCTGGCCGCTTCTCTGCGTCGCGAGGCCGAGGCGACACTGGCCAGCGCCCCCGATCTGATCGTGCAAAGCCTCAGCCTTGGCCGTCAGACGATGATCGGCGCCGAGGCGGTGCCGCAGCTTGCCGCAATCCGCGGCGTCGCCGGGGTCGAGGGGCGGCTTTGGGGCTATTTTTACGACCGGATCAACGGGGCGAATTACACGGTGATGGTGCCGGGCACCGCCGCGCTGATCCCGCCGCCGGGGCAGGTGATCCTGGGCGAAGCGGTGCCGCGGCTGCGCGATTTCAAATGGCAGGGCACGCCGCTGTTCCTGTCGCGCCACGAGGGCGATCTGGTGCGCTTCGACGTCGCCCGCACGCTGGACACCGAACTGGCGCTGGTCAGCGCCGATCTGATCTTGATGAACGAGGCCGATTTCCGCAGCTTTTTCAACGTGCCTGCGGGGCAGTTCACCGATCTGGCGGTGACGGTGCGCAACCCGCGCGAGCTGTCGACCGTGGTCGAAAAAGCCACGGCCCGGCTGCCCGAGGCCCGTTTTGTCACCCGGGGCGACATCGCCCGCACCTATCAGAAGCTTTTCGACTGGCGCGAGGGGGTGATGGTGGCGCTGGCTTTCGTCGCGATGCTGGCTTTCGCGATCTTTGCCGCCGACAAGGCCAGCGGGCTTTCCGCCGAGGAGGCGCGCGAAATCGGCATTCTGAAGGCGATCGGCTGGGACACGCGCGACGTGATCGCGATGAAGCTTTGGGAGGGGGGGCTGATCTCGGGCGGGGCGTTTGTGCTCGGCACTGTGCTGGCCTATGCGCATGTGTTCTGGGCGGGGGCGGCGCTTTTCGCGCCGCTGCTGCAGGGCTGGGCGGTGATCTATCCCGAGTTCCGGCTCAGCCCCGCGATCGACACGGCGCAGCTGCTGACCTTGTTTCTTCTGACCACCCTGCCCTATGCCGCCGCGACCGTGGTTCCGGTCTGGCGCAGCGCGGCGGCCGACCCGGATGCGGTGATGCGATGA